Proteins from a single region of Lelliottia sp. JS-SCA-14:
- the menB gene encoding 1,4-dihydroxy-2-naphthoyl-CoA synthase — translation MIYPDEQMLYAPVEWQDCSEGYTDIRYHKSVDGIAKITINRPQVRNAFRPLTVKEMMQAMADARYDDNIGAIVLTGEGDKAFCAGGDQKVRGDYGGYQDDSGVHHLNVLDFQRQIRTCPKPVVAMVAGYSIGGGHVLHMMCDLTIAAENAIFGQTGPKVGSFDGGWGASYMARIVGQKKAREIWFLCRQYDAKEALDMGLVNTVVPIADLEKETVRWCREMLQNSPMALRCLKAALNADCDGQAGLQELAGNATMLFYMTEEGQEGRNAFNEKRQPDFSKYKRNP, via the coding sequence ATGATCTACCCTGATGAACAAATGCTGTATGCACCCGTTGAATGGCAAGACTGCTCCGAAGGCTACACGGATATTCGTTACCACAAATCTGTCGACGGCATTGCCAAAATCACCATTAACCGTCCGCAGGTGCGTAACGCGTTTCGTCCTCTGACCGTCAAAGAGATGATGCAGGCGATGGCTGATGCGCGCTACGACGACAACATCGGCGCGATCGTGCTGACCGGGGAAGGCGACAAAGCCTTCTGCGCGGGCGGCGATCAGAAAGTACGCGGCGACTACGGCGGATACCAGGACGACTCCGGTGTGCATCACCTGAACGTGCTCGACTTCCAGCGCCAGATCCGCACCTGTCCAAAACCTGTTGTCGCAATGGTCGCTGGCTACTCCATCGGCGGCGGCCACGTGCTGCACATGATGTGTGACCTGACGATTGCCGCTGAAAACGCCATCTTCGGCCAGACCGGCCCGAAAGTCGGCTCCTTCGACGGCGGCTGGGGGGCCTCCTACATGGCGCGCATCGTGGGTCAGAAAAAAGCGCGTGAAATCTGGTTCCTGTGCCGTCAGTACGACGCTAAAGAGGCGCTGGATATGGGCCTCGTCAACACCGTGGTGCCGATTGCCGATCTGGAAAAAGAGACCGTCCGCTGGTGTCGCGAAATGCTGCAAAACAGCCCGATGGCGCTGCGCTGCCTGAAAGCCGCGCTGAACGCCGACTGCGACGGTCAGGCCGGCCTGCAGGAGCTGGCGGGTAACGCCACCATGCTGTTCTACATGACCGAAGAAGGGCAGGAAGGCC
- the menH gene encoding 2-succinyl-6-hydroxy-2,4-cyclohexadiene-1-carboxylate synthase — protein sequence MILAGEMRAGKPGLPWLVFLHGFSGDNREWQRVGAQLPDYLQLYLDLPGHGGSQAIAVTGFSDVNQLLSNTLLSYNILNYWLVGYSLGGRVAMFHACQQPQGLAGLIVEGGHPGLRDASEREARSRSDQRWARCFRDEPLASVFQEWYQQPVFASLTDAQRGELVALRSQNNGATLAAMLEATSLAVQPDLRAALSASNIPFHYVYGERDEKFAALAAELHAERHVIPNAGHNAHRDNPAAVAASLAQILRLRTKDIL from the coding sequence ATGATCCTCGCCGGTGAAATGCGCGCCGGAAAACCAGGCCTCCCCTGGCTGGTGTTCCTGCACGGTTTTTCCGGCGATAACCGCGAATGGCAGAGGGTAGGGGCGCAGCTGCCCGACTACCTGCAGCTGTATCTCGATCTTCCCGGCCACGGCGGTTCACAGGCTATTGCCGTGACGGGTTTCAGCGACGTCAACCAGCTTCTGAGTAATACGCTTCTTAGTTACAACATACTTAACTACTGGCTGGTGGGGTACTCCCTCGGCGGCCGCGTGGCGATGTTTCATGCCTGCCAGCAGCCGCAAGGGCTGGCGGGGCTGATCGTGGAGGGCGGTCATCCTGGCCTGCGCGACGCCTCAGAGCGAGAGGCGCGATCCCGGTCCGATCAACGCTGGGCGCGATGCTTTCGCGATGAACCCCTGGCGTCAGTCTTCCAGGAGTGGTATCAGCAGCCGGTCTTTGCCTCTCTGACCGACGCCCAGCGCGGCGAACTGGTTGCCCTGCGCAGCCAAAACAACGGCGCGACCCTGGCGGCCATGCTGGAAGCCACCTCTCTGGCGGTACAGCCTGATTTACGTGCGGCGCTCAGCGCCAGCAATATTCCTTTTCACTATGTGTATGGCGAGCGCGACGAGAAGTTTGCAGCCCTCGCGGCTGAACTTCACGCCGAACGCCATGTGATTCCCAATGCCGGACACAACGCCCACCGGGACAATCCCGCTGCGGTTGCCGCGAGTCTGGCGCAGATACTGCGTCTTCGAACAAAGGACATCCTATGA
- the menD gene encoding 2-succinyl-5-enolpyruvyl-6-hydroxy-3-cyclohexene-1-carboxylic-acid synthase, which produces MSVSSFNRRWAAVILEALTRHGVRHVCIAPGSRSTPLTLAAAENRAFIHHTHFDERGLGHLALGLAKVSQAPVAVIVTSGTAVANLYPALIEAGLTGEKLILLTADRPPELIDCGANQAIRQPGIFASHPSQSIALPRPTQDIPASWLVSTIDHALGSLHSGALHINCPFAEPLYGEMDDTGVEWQQTLGNWWRSDKPWLRAQTHLDSAKQRDWFFWRQKRGVVLAGRMTAAEGKRVAEWAQTLGWPLIGDVLSQTGQPLPCADLWLSNAKAVTELSQAQIVVQLGSSLTGKRVLQWQTTCEPEEYWLVDPLEGRLDPAHHRGRRLVSNIDDWLDAHPAEKRQPWAMDIPTLSRQAWELTSQQCEGFGEAELAHRIRQYLPEQGQLFVGNSLVVRLIDALAKLPAGYPVYSNRGASGIDGLISTAAGVQRASAKSTLAIVGDLSALYDLNALALLRQVSAPFVLIVVNNNGGQIFSLLPTPQSERERFYLMPQNVQFEHAAAMFSLKYRRPQSWAELDEAMSRAWKQPGATLIELVVNDSDGAQKLQNLLAQVSHL; this is translated from the coding sequence ATGTCAGTAAGTTCTTTTAACCGACGCTGGGCGGCGGTGATCCTTGAAGCCCTGACTCGCCATGGCGTCAGGCATGTGTGTATTGCGCCGGGCTCACGTTCTACGCCGCTGACGCTGGCGGCGGCAGAAAACCGGGCGTTTATTCATCACACCCATTTTGATGAGCGCGGTCTTGGCCATCTGGCCCTTGGGCTGGCAAAAGTCAGCCAGGCACCCGTGGCGGTGATTGTGACGTCCGGTACGGCGGTCGCGAATCTCTATCCGGCCCTGATTGAAGCCGGGCTGACGGGCGAAAAGCTGATTCTGCTCACCGCCGACCGTCCGCCGGAACTGATCGACTGCGGCGCCAACCAGGCGATCCGTCAGCCGGGCATTTTTGCCTCTCATCCGTCCCAGTCCATCGCGCTTCCGCGTCCGACACAAGATATCCCCGCCAGCTGGCTGGTCTCGACGATTGATCATGCGCTGGGATCGCTGCACAGCGGTGCGCTGCACATCAACTGCCCGTTCGCCGAACCGCTGTATGGTGAAATGGACGACACCGGCGTGGAGTGGCAGCAAACCCTCGGCAACTGGTGGCGCAGCGACAAACCCTGGCTGCGCGCCCAGACCCATCTCGACAGCGCAAAACAGCGCGACTGGTTCTTCTGGCGACAAAAGCGCGGCGTGGTCCTTGCCGGCCGCATGACCGCCGCCGAGGGCAAACGGGTGGCGGAGTGGGCGCAAACCCTCGGCTGGCCGCTGATTGGCGACGTGCTTTCGCAAACCGGACAGCCGCTGCCCTGCGCGGACCTCTGGCTGAGTAACGCCAAAGCCGTGACAGAACTGTCGCAGGCACAAATCGTGGTCCAGCTGGGATCGAGCCTCACGGGTAAGCGCGTATTGCAATGGCAAACCACCTGCGAGCCGGAAGAGTACTGGCTGGTGGACCCGCTGGAAGGACGGCTGGATCCGGCGCACCATCGCGGACGTCGTCTGGTCAGTAACATCGATGACTGGCTGGATGCCCATCCGGCAGAAAAACGTCAGCCGTGGGCGATGGATATCCCGACGCTGTCGCGCCAGGCCTGGGAGTTAACCTCGCAGCAGTGCGAAGGTTTTGGCGAGGCCGAGCTGGCGCACCGCATCCGTCAGTATCTGCCGGAGCAGGGCCAGCTGTTTGTCGGCAACAGTCTGGTGGTGCGTCTGATTGATGCCCTGGCAAAACTGCCTGCCGGTTACCCGGTCTACAGCAACCGTGGCGCAAGCGGCATCGACGGTTTGATCTCCACCGCGGCGGGCGTGCAGCGCGCGAGCGCAAAATCGACGCTGGCGATTGTCGGGGATTTATCGGCCCTGTATGACCTCAACGCGCTGGCATTGCTGCGCCAGGTCTCCGCACCGTTCGTGCTGATTGTGGTGAACAATAACGGCGGGCAGATTTTCTCCCTGCTGCCGACGCCGCAAAGCGAGCGCGAGCGATTCTATCTCATGCCGCAAAACGTGCAGTTCGAGCACGCCGCGGCGATGTTTAGCCTCAAATACCGCCGCCCGCAAAGCTGGGCTGAGCTGGATGAGGCCATGAGCCGCGCCTGGAAACAGCCGGGCGCCACGCTGATTGAGCTGGTGGTCAACGATTCCGACGGCGCGCAGAAGCTGCAAAACCTCCTCGCCCAGGTGAGCCATCTATGA